From the Flavobacterium gyeonganense genome, the window GATTCTGCCATTGAACGTGTTGTAGATTTAGGTATAAAAGTAGATGTGCTTTTGGGAGATTTCGATCGTGGTTTTGATCCTGAAATCTATAAAACTTCACAATTTCCAATAGAAATTGTTCATACACCTGACCAAAACAAGACCGATTTAGAGAAAGCTTTTGATTACCTGATCGATAGAAAAATCCCAGCAGTAAATGTGGTCTGGGCCACCGGAAAACGTGCAGACCACACCATTACAAATCTTACCAATATCGTCCGCTACCGCGATTTACTTAAAATTGTTATTCTCGACGATCATTCCAAAATATTTCTACTGCCCAATAAATTCGAAAAATGGTACACTGAACAAACACCAATTTCCCTTATCCCGATTGGAGTTGTAAATGGTATTTTTTCGAACAATCTAAAATATGAATTACAGGAGGATACACTCACAATGGGTTACAGAACAGGCAGCAGCAATTCAGTTGCAAAAGACGGGATTGTTACGATTACCCACAAAAACGGTGATTTATTACTGATGGAATGTATGGATTAGGTATTGAATTTTGAAATTGACATTGTCGTTTGAATTTGACAAACCTATTTACTTTGTATCTTTGTCGCTCAGAACTATTGAATAAATAAAATGCGAATTGATATTATTACGATTTTGCCGGAATTATTAAAAAGCCCTTTTGAGGCTTCGATTATGAAACGTGCCATTGATAAAGGTCTGGTCGAAGTTCATTTTCATAATTTACGCGATTATACTACCAATAAACAAAAAAGTGTTGATGATTATCCTTTTGGAGGAGGAGCAGGAATGGTAATGACCGTTCAGCCTATTGATGACTGCATTACACACTTGAAAAGCCAGCGCGAATACGACGAAATCATTTATATGTCTCCGGATGGAGAAACACTGAATCAGAAAATGGCTAATACCATGTCGATGTATGAGAATATTATTATTTTATGCGGACATTATAAAGGTGTAGACCAGCGTGTTCGCGATCATTTTATTACCAAAGAGATTTCAATTGGTGATTATGTTTTATCTGGGGGTGAATTAGGTGCTTTAGTGTTATCAGATGCATTAATCAGATTGATACCTGGGGTTTTAAGTGACGAAACTTCGGCATTGACTGATAGTTTTCAGGATAATCTGCTTTCTGGTCCTATATACACAAGGCCTGCAGATTATAAAGGCTGGAAAGTGCCGGAAGTTTTAACCAGCGGTCATGCTGCCAAAATTGATAAATGGCGCGAAGACATGGCATATGAACATACAAAAAACAGACGTCCGGATTTGCTGGAATAAATTCGGAATTTTTAAAATTCCAAATCCCAATTAATCAGTTAGTTGAAAAATGGAATTTGGAGTTTGTTTTGTTTGGAATTTTATTTTTTTTATCTACATTTGCACCCGAATTAGACCAACCTCTGGCGAAATCCGTGTATGTTGCTTTATTATAAAAACCATAATTTAAATTATCATGGCAGATTTATTAAAATTCGTTCAAAACGAATTCGTTGCTAAAAAAGATTTCCCTGACTTCGGAGCTGGAGATACTATCACAGTTTTCTACGAAATTAAAGAGGG encodes:
- the trmD gene encoding tRNA (guanosine(37)-N1)-methyltransferase TrmD yields the protein MRIDIITILPELLKSPFEASIMKRAIDKGLVEVHFHNLRDYTTNKQKSVDDYPFGGGAGMVMTVQPIDDCITHLKSQREYDEIIYMSPDGETLNQKMANTMSMYENIIILCGHYKGVDQRVRDHFITKEISIGDYVLSGGELGALVLSDALIRLIPGVLSDETSALTDSFQDNLLSGPIYTRPADYKGWKVPEVLTSGHAAKIDKWREDMAYEHTKNRRPDLLE
- a CDS encoding thiamine diphosphokinase → MSSHHIVRDDQEPALIIANGASCSSELLGQLLEWSPLVIVLDSAIERVVDLGIKVDVLLGDFDRGFDPEIYKTSQFPIEIVHTPDQNKTDLEKAFDYLIDRKIPAVNVVWATGKRADHTITNLTNIVRYRDLLKIVILDDHSKIFLLPNKFEKWYTEQTPISLIPIGVVNGIFSNNLKYELQEDTLTMGYRTGSSNSVAKDGIVTITHKNGDLLLMECMD